The window CTGTTCAAAAATTACCTCTATAAGATTTTCATATCCTGTAAGATTTCTTGTGGCGACGGTTATATCCTTAAACTGCATATCATTGTCGCGGCACTGTCTGATTATATCCCTTGCACATTCTTCGATTTCAGCATAAATATTTACCGACTCAAAAAGCTCTATATCTGTCGTCGGCTGCTGATAAACCCTGTAAGGATAAGCAAAGTAATTGGCTTCTTGGCTCTGAAGTTCTCTGCTTTCTTTAAATCTGGGCAGGTTTGCTGAGTTCAGACCTACAGGCGGAAGTATTTTTACATCGCTTGCTTCTGCAATACTTACAAATTTTTTGCAGGATTTTTTTACTGCCGCAAAAACATCTGTTGAACCTGACTGCATCTCATCAAAAAGTACATCGGTACACATAGTTATGTAAACATTCTCTGTCTGTTGGATAAGCTTAGATATTACCTCAACCTCCTGAGGAGTAAAGCCGGCAAAGCCGTCAATCCATATCTCCGCTTTACTGTACATTTCTGTAGAATCCAGTTTAGAAGCCAGTAAAGTCAGTTCATCATCCGTATCTCTGTAGCGACTTTCCAGCATATTGTCAAATTCACTGTAAATTAACTTTATTTCCTTTAGCTTATGCAAAAGATAATTGTCCTCGGTAAGTCCCTCTAATACTTCATCAAAGCTATCAGCTCTTACATTATATCTTTTCAGCTCGGTTATAAGTGTTGATAAGGTATTTACAAAGCCCTTGCAATTGGCAGATTTGTGGAATATAGTAAACTGTTCTTTAAGTCTGTCCAGAATACGATATATAATCATGCTCTTTCCGGCAGGATGTATATGAGGATATGTAATTCCTCCCACCTCGTTCATTACCCTGTAGGCCATTCTTCTGAAGCTTAACACCTCAGTATTTAAAATTCCTCCTGTTCCCAGAACCTTTATCAGGTCACGTTCTGCCTGTAATGTATACTGTTCCGGTACAAGCAGGACAAGTTTTTTACTATTGTCCTTATTCTGTTTAGTTTTTATTGATTTTAAGCAATGAAAGGACTTTCCCGAACCTGACCTTCCATATATAAATTGAAGACTCATAGCTTCTTCCTTTTCTTATGTATTTTAGCAAGTAGTTTTTATGTCTTCTTCGGTTTGCACCGGTTCTTTTATTATTAATCCTGTAATGAAGTAAAATAAAACACCTGTAACTATTACTGAAATAAGACTGCCTGCCGGGTTAAAAGTCGATGTGTAAAATACGGTATTGGTTGAAAGTGCATTATCAGGATAGCTTACAAGTAAAAATGCTACCAGATTATTCACCGCATGAGCCCCTATCGCTGCCTCTAAAGAGTTTGTTTTTATTGTAATCATGGCAAAAAGCATTCCAACAACAAAATAATTCAAAACCATGCATATAGTACTTATAACACCTGTTTTGCTTGAAGCGGTTACTTCAGGGTTCATAAGATGCGGGAGCATGAACATAACACCAGAAATAACCGAAAGCAGCATACCGTTTTTTATTTTTAGTCCAAAGCTCTGGATTAAGTATCCCCTGAATACAAGTTCTTCGGTAGCCGCCTGTAAGGGTGTCATTATGAGGATGAAAGGCAAAGCTATCCAGAATTTAGATGCATCAAAAGTAAATGAATAACTTTCAGGTGATAAGAAATAATCAATTACTGACCCCACAGCAATAAGCCCACCGTATACTAAAAAGCCTACCCAGAA of the Ruminiclostridium papyrosolvens DSM 2782 genome contains:
- a CDS encoding CPBP family intramembrane glutamic endopeptidase; translated protein: MSIKYQDMAVTGNTKPSRFVASVSVILYFYFLIGGFVGSIPVIYALIKNRDAFMDLTLTTDVYAFMNKYVNPFTNYIFTNFTIYFMLAGLIIATKFIHYRTFTSLITTKRKMQWSRFWVGFLVYGGLIAVGSVIDYFLSPESYSFTFDASKFWIALPFILIMTPLQAATEELVFRGYLIQSFGLKIKNGMLLSVISGVMFMLPHLMNPEVTASSKTGVISTICMVLNYFVVGMLFAMITIKTNSLEAAIGAHAVNNLVAFLLVSYPDNALSTNTVFYTSTFNPAGSLISVIVTGVLFYFITGLIIKEPVQTEEDIKTTC